The genomic stretch TACACCAAGGGCCCATCGCTTAGAACTCCACCGCTACCGAATAGAGGAGCGCTGCATTCAGACTCGCATGTTCCATCCACCCCACATCTAACCTCACGCAAGTACCAAAGAGCTTGTGACGCAAACCGCCTCCGAGGCAAAGTCCCTCATCCGCATAGCCGAACTTGTATCCGGCGCGGACGATCCCAATACCGCCAAGCACCGCCTCCATCCCCAGGTGGAGTCGCTCGCTGGCATCGTTCGGGTGCACTGCCTCAACCACACCCGTCAAATAGTTCTCCCGCGCTGACGACCCCACGAGCTCTGCAGCCACCCCCATTCGCAGCATCTGCGGCATTTTGAACTTCTCTTCGGCGTATTTGCTGTCCAGACCAAAATTGTGCAAAGAGGCGCCGATGCGCAGGGTGCGAAAGCCGGTGTCGTACAAGAACCCGAGATCAGTCACCACGTTGCCGGCGCTGTACACATCGATCGTCTCGCGCACGTACTTCACGGTGCAGCCAAAGCTAAACTTGTCCGTGAGGGATCGAGCGTAACTGAGTCCCAGCGCATAGGCACCTGCCGAGTAGGTGCCTAAGCTGATGTAGGAGCCGACCCGGTCAGCGGTGGGGTTAGTGGTGCGTTCCATTGAGCCGAAATCGAAATAGCGCGCGTGCACACCGACGGTGCCAAACTTCCCCTGGGCCCAGGTCAGTGCCGCTGCTCGGAGAGCTGTTCCCACGTACCAAGAAGTATGAGCCACGTAGATCCCCCAACGCGTAGGCTGCGAGGCAATAGCAGCTGGATTGCAATAGACTCCCTCAGCACCAGCATCTAAAAGGGTCGTCCCCGCCTCACCAAGTGCCAACACCCTGGCAGACACCGGGATTTCCAAAAAGGTGAAGCCCGTGGTGCCAATCTTTTCGAACTCCTGGGCACTTGCACCCGCACCCCAGAACAGCCAGACAAAGAGTATCCACTTTGCACCACGCATGGGAAGCCTCAATTGATAATGGCAAACTTGCCCAACTTGACTTCACCCTGCTGGTTGGTCACCTGGAAAAAGTACATCCCACTCTTCACATATTGGCCATAGTCGCTGATCTGGTTCCAGAAGGCCACTCCCGACGAGGGATCACGATGATGGATGGTCTTGACCAAATCACCGCGCACGGTGTAAATACGAATGGTGCATTCCTCCGAGAGGTTCACAAACTGGATCAGCTTCACGTCCCCGGCAAGCTCAAATCCAGAGCTGCGATAGAATGGATTGGGAACCACCGTCACCTCGTCCAGTTTTTTTTCTGTGGGGCGAAGCGTGGTGTAGAATGGTTGACGCATGCGATTGGCGAAGATGGACGACTCCAGCGGCGGCACTTCATAGCTGGGGTCCACGGCCCACGCCGGCCAGCCGTGGTCATAGCTCGTCACCGAGTAGTAGAAAGCGTAACCCAGCGCCACCTCAGAGTCTACGTAAATGTAGCGCTGCGAATC from Calditrichota bacterium encodes the following:
- a CDS encoding PorV/PorQ family protein, whose amino-acid sequence is MRGAKWILFVWLFWGAGASAQEFEKIGTTGFTFLEIPVSARVLALGEAGTTLLDAGAEGVYCNPAAIASQPTRWGIYVAHTSWYVGTALRAAALTWAQGKFGTVGVHARYFDFGSMERTTNPTADRVGSYISLGTYSAGAYALGLSYARSLTDKFSFGCTVKYVRETIDVYSAGNVVTDLGFLYDTGFRTLRIGASLHNFGLDSKYAEEKFKMPQMLRMGVAAELVGSSARENYLTGVVEAVHPNDASERLHLGMEAVLGGIGIVRAGYKFGYADEGLCLGGGLRHKLFGTCVRLDVGWMEHASLNAALLYSVAVEF